ccagtagcatattggagatatggaaagatataaacatctgaatgcagagttccaaagaattgcaagaagagataagaaagccttcttcagtgatcaatgcaaagaaatagaggaaaacaacagaatgggaaagactagggatctcttcaagaaaatcagagataccaaaggaacatttcatgcaaagatgagcttgataaaggacagaaatggtatggacctaacagaagcataagatattaagaagagatggcaagaatacacagaagaactgtacaaaaaagatcttcacgacccagataatcacgatggtgtgatcactgacctagagccagacatcctggaatgtgaagtcaagtgggccttggaaagcatcactatgaacaaagctagtggaggtgatggaattccagttgagctattccaaatcctgaaagacaatgctgtgaaagtgctgcactcaatatgccagcaaatttggaaaactcagcaggggccacaggactggaaaaggtcagttttcattccaatcccaaagaaaggcaatgccaaagaatgctcaaactaccgcacaattgcactcatctcacacgctagtaaagtaatgctcaaaattctccaagccaggcttcagcaatacgtgaactgtgaacttcctgatgttcaagctggttttagaaaaggcagaggaaccagagatcaaattgccaaaatccgctggatcatagaaaaaagcaagagagatccagaaaaacctctatttctgctttattgactatgccaaagcctttgactgtgtggatcacaataaactgtggaaaattcttcaagagatgggaataccagaccacctgacctgcctcttgagaaatttgtatgcaggtcaggaaacaacagttagaactggacaaggaacaacagactggttccaaataggaaaaggagttcttcaaggctgtacattgtcaccctgtttatttaacttatatgcagagtacatcatgagaaatgctggactggaagaagcacaagctggaatcaagatttccaggagaaatattaataatctcagatatgcagatgacaccacccttatgacagaaagtgaagaggaaccaaaaagcctcttgatgaaagtgaaagtggagagtgaaaaagttggcttaaagctcaacattcagaaaacgaagatcatggcatccagtcccaccacttcatgggaaatagatggggaaacagtggaaacactgtcagactttatttttctgggctccaaaatcactacagatggtgactgcagccatgaaattaaaagacgcttactccttggaaggaaagttatgaccaacctagatagcatattcaaaagcagagacactactttgccaacaaaggttcgtctagtcaaggctatggtttttcctgtcgtcatgtatggatgtgagagttggactgtgaagaaggctgagcaccaaagaattgatgcttttgaactgtggtgttggagaagactcttgagagtcccttggactgcaaggaaatctaaccagtccattctgaaggagatcagccctggggtttctttggaaggaatgatgctaaagctggaactccagtactttggccacctcatgcgaagagttgactcattggaaaggactctgatgttgggagggattgggggcaggaggagaaggggacgacagaggatgagatggctggatggcatcagtgactcgttggacatgagtctgagtgaactccgggagttggtgatggacagggaggcctggtgtgctgcgattcatggggtcgcaaagagtcggacacgactgactgattaatctgatctgatctgtcaaggtttcctggttagggaagcttttgTTGGTgttctggtaggtggagctggatttcttctctctcctttcgaagacaatgggttgcttttctgggtgcctgatgtcgtCTGcctgcattcagaagttgttttgtggaatctactcagcgtttaaatgttctttgatgtatttgtgggggagaaagtggtctacccatcctattcctctgtcaTCTTAGGACTGCTCCCAGGAGACTCTCAATTATGAACTCTGGAATGAAGATGCATGGTTTTTAGAAGCCTTCCGCTCCAGggctaggtgttttttttttttttttttttaaagtcttgataGTTTCATTCTGCTCATGGTCTCCCTCAGAGCTTGGTGGGCCTGCTTGTTCCTCAGAGTGTAGGTGGCAGGGCTTAGCAGGGGAGTCACCACCGTGTTCACAAGGGCAGCCTCCTTGTTGGAGTCCAGTCTGTTCACCTGCTTTGGTTtcatgtatataaacacacaacTGCCATACATCAGAGAAAGGACAATGAGGTgagaggagcaggtggagaaagCTTTCTGTTGCTCCTTGGCTGATGGGAGTCGCAGGATTGTGATGACTATGTTCTGCATGCAGTTATGGTTATGATGAGGGGAGTCAAAAGGACACACAAAGCAAGGACAACGAGCAATGTTTCAACAGACCTGCTGTCAGAGCAGGAGAGATGGGTCAGGGTCCGAGGTCACAGAAGAAGTGAGGTATGACATGGGGGCCACAGAAGCATAACTGGGACACCATCACCACCAGACCAGCAATGAGAGTGAAGCCCAAAGCCGAGCAGGCATGACCAGGAGGCAGCAAGCCCTCGGGTTCATGATGGTCATGTAATGAAGAGGCTTGCAAATGGCCAGGTACTGATCCAGAGACATCACTGCTATGAGGAGGAAACACACTGCTCCCAGAAATACAAAGACACAGGCTTGTAAGAAACaggcagcaaaggaaatcatttgCTTTCCTAAAAGAAAGATGACCAGCAATTTAAGAATATTAGCACTTGTGAAGCAACactcaaagaaagagaaaatacttaggaaaaagtACACACGTGTCTGTAGCCTTGAATCAGCACAGGTGGTGGTGACTATGACTGCATTGCCTGCAGTGGACACCAGGTACGCCAGAAAGTGCACCAGGTAGAGGATTTTGCCCAGGTGCTggacagcagggaagccctccaaggtGAATTCTTGGAAATTTGTCCCATTCCTCATTTCcatggacatctttttttttttttcccatggacaTCTTTTCCCACTCAGCATCACCTGCTGATCCTAACCTAAAGTAAAGACATTACAATGAGCTCAAAAGTTTTAGAGAAGCATAAGAACAAGTATTTGGCTCCTCAGCAAGGAGTTAGGCACATAGCAGCGTGGCTCAGTGAATGGACTCTTGACCTGGAAGAAGCTGAGTTCCATACTATTTCAATACTGAGTCCACCTTTGTAGAGACAGATCAGCTTTGGAATGTTTGTTCTCTtgtggacttcactttcaccttctgaTGCTTGTTCATGTTCTTAAAAGAATTAAGATAAAACATGTAACTCACTTGACATGTAATGTCCACATTTCCTACGTGTCCCTTAATGTCCAATTTCAAtattcgactcttagtgaccccatggactgcagcctaccaggctcctccgtccatgggattttccagacaagagtactggagtgggttgccattgccttctccaattagggTCATTATTAGACTCTTAAATATAGTTGGATCAGTAAGATGGACTTcttgacatttatttattatccaacccagggactgtccatggggttgcaaagagttggacacgactgagtgacttcacttcacttcacttcacttccagggactgaacccagatttcctgcactgcaggcgattctttaccatatgagctaccagggaagcccttattgacATTGGATATTTTAAAACCACTTTGTATGTTGTACAGTATTATCAGTTTATAAATAAATGCAACAGTAATAGTAACACTTCCTTTAAATAtccaatttaaaatatacaacaaacTCTATGGTCCAAATCATCATTTGATGAGGACTTTACCATTGCCTGATACTTTGCTGGTTGCAAAAATTCAGTATTTGTTTCTATCCACCATAATCATGTTAGGTATTATGTTTTCCTTACCTGTTCttctataaaaggagaaattgagaaTTAAGAGAGTTCCAGGGGGTTATGTCACCTAGGTGGGATTTTAGCTCTATCTCCTAGAATCCAGAGCTCCTGCTGTTTCCAAAGGCTGtgaccaaaatattttaaaataggaagaaatatATTGTTGATGATTACAAGCTTAAGTGAAAGCTTAGGTGTATTTATCTTAAATTTTCCATCATCCTGTTAGTATCATTAATTAATtgtgcattagtcgctcagtcgtgtccaactctttgcaactccaaggactataacctgccaggctcctctgttcatggagtgctccaggcaagaatactggtgtgggttgtcatttccttctccaatcattgATTAATGCTGACCAACAAAAAACACAGGCCTTAGAGATGATCTTCTTCAGAACGGTCAATTTATAGAAGAGACTGGAGGCCAGAGATATTGGGGGTTGATCAACAGCATGATATAAGTTGTAAATCCAGGATGGACTTGGCCGTTCTGAGGCTCCTGCTGGCATGTAAGTGAGATGAAGAGTAACAGCAGTTCACAAGATTGGCCAATTTACGAAGGATGGTCTGGGAACATGGCACCAGTATGGCATCGCTCATATCAATGGTCAATGagcattctctttctctctccagtcTCCTCAGTAAATTCTATCTATTTTGAAAGTGTTGGGCTCTATCCTGCAACATGGAGTGAATCTTTCTTTCTAACCTCTCATGGGTCAAGTTGTGAGAAGTGGTGCTCGTACAACCACACTGCTCACCCCAGACTGGCAGTGCCCGCAGGGTAGTCTGGAGGAGCAACTGCTTGTCTTCCATTAACTGCAGCAGGTCCTCCAAGGTACCACTGTCTCTGAGGCCAGGAATATACTCGTCATCTCACGAGGGGTAAGACTTTCTCCTCCCACAGTGATTCTCTTCCACAAAATCCCATGCTTGCTCTGGGATGAGCAGAAAGTAGAGGGAAAGGAAGCTCAATTGTCACAGTCTGTTGTCACAGAGTGAGGTGAATATGCACCCCATGTTCCCAGTGTCCCTGACCGAGGAAATCTTATTTCTCAAGCCCAGGTTCTTTCCTACCACAACAAGGCCTCACAGAGCCTTGACCACTGAAGTCCCAGAAAGGAGCAGAATTGAATAAAACAACCACATTCCATGGCCTACAATTCTGGGTGAGAACTTGACTCTGGGACTACTTAGGGTTCTGACAGTAGGTCTAGACTTGCCTCCCTCAGTGGGTAACAGAGCATCTGACATGCAACATTGCTGCCTCATCCTGTATCAGCTGATAGGAGCAGGGGTCTTCTTCTGAACCCAGCCCCGGCTGATGCTGAGACAAAGATTCTTATACTGAAACACATCCTTTTGCTGACATATCTGCTCCAAGTCACCTTCTGTTACACTGGCCTCCTCCACCGTATGCTCACCTTTCCATGTGCAGAAGCCTGCTTGGTCCACTGCATTAATGTCAAGATGCTCCTGACATGCACATCCGGGGCCTCTGTGATAGTTTTCCAACAAGATTGTGTTTGGTCACCAAGCAGGATGTATTCAGCCAGTGAGTAGTGAGGACAGGCTCCCTTGCTGGGAGCTGAAAGGACATGGGCCAGAAGTGAAGGCAAGGCCAGTGCCCTGGGTGCAGCCAGTTGGTCACCACTGAGAATACTAGTTATTTGCACAAACCTtatatttatcttctttggtCTGAAATGACACTGGCTCCCATATGTTCAGAGTTCTCTGccaacattttttcaaagaaaatgcatGACTTCATTTCCCAAGGGCTCCTAAATCCCAATTTGAATGTTGCTACTAGGTGAAGTAGAATTCCAGACTAAAATTTCTGCACGTGATGTGTATGTACACTGAGGCCGAGaattggagtttaaaaaaaaaacaaattttattgtgAGAAAGAGTTGAATTGACAGAGATGTGAGAAAGGCTTTTGGGAAATATACTGGTTACTGAGAAAGGAGATGATAGAAGTCTACTTACCCCTCTCAACCATCTTCCTGCTTCTGCCAATGTTATGATGTTATGACTCTTTTCACTGGCTATTTTTAtctgaagaatatttttgttGCCCTCCTGAATTGTCTTGAAAAAATAAGACATCTTCCTCTTTCACACATCTTCCTctttcaggaagaaaagggaacactagTTGCTTTCTGTGACATATCTAACCTGTCCagattctctctttttaaagagtCTGTAAAGTGGGTTTTGAATTTCTTCAAGATACAGACAAGGAGAAGAAGATGCAAGACTCAAGGTAGAGAAAGCGTGacagtgttagttgttcagttgtgcctgactctttgcaagcctggggactgtagcccgtcagtctcctctgtccatgggattctccaggcaagaatactggagtgggtagccattcccttcttcagaggatcttcccaacccagggataaaacccagttcccctgcattgcaggcaggttctttgtcGTTTGAGCCAACAGGAAGTTGTTGCCATAGTAATCACTGGCTTGGAAGGCTACTTTTCTTACTGGGTACCTCAGTTGGGCTACTGTGGCCTGAGTGACCAATTTTTCTGTGGCCTCTGGcctcaaaaccataatgaggtatcaGCTCACACATGTCaggtctacaaataacaaattttggaaaggatgtgaagaaaagggaaccctcatacactgttggtaggactgTAAATAGGTGtatccactatggaaaatggagaaggcaatggcaacccactccagtacttttgcctggaaaatcctgtgggcggaggagcctggtagactgcagtccatggggtcgctaggagttggacacgactgagcgacttcactttcacttttcactttcatgcattgaagaaggaaatggcaacccactccagtgttcttgcctggagaatcccagggataggggagcctggtgggctgccatctatggggtcgcacagagtcggacacgactaaagcgacttagcagcagcagcagcagcaactatgaaaaacagtatggaggttccttaaaaaactaaaaatagaatgaccaagaaagtggaagtcgctcagtccatggaattatccaggccagaatactggagtgggtaggctttcccttcttcaggggatcttcccaacccagggatcaaacccaataaAGAAAATACCaggttaaaaagataaaaaagcaaagataattCTAATGTAAAAaagagtttctgttgtttaagcctttCTTGATATATGTAATTTGTGATTCTGTAAATTTTACAACTCTAGGGCAGTTGTGCAAAATCTACATTTAATGACTTTCACAGAGGACTGTGCAGCCTATTGAGAAAGATAGTAGATATGCAGTGAAAGGGTAATTATAACATATGTCagctggaattttccatttccaAATATGAAGCAATTAACTGTCCTCTGGGACTCTGTTGTGATTGTAGCTcctattctattaaaaaaaaaatcccctctaATGAATTTGAAAGTTCCAAAGATGTGTCCATTGGATGCTGAGCATCCTCACTAGTGATGGTTAATAAGCCTGTGATAATTATATCATAAGGGCATTTGAATGTGTTCTCGCTTATGACTGCTGTGATCCTTCCCTATATAAACTGGGGTGTCTGGTTGATGGAAAAGTGACTGATAACAGGGTCATTAAACAAGAAATTGTCCATTGTTGTTTCATCTTTTTGACTCTTTTCTGGGATGGATACACATGCAAAGAAGTTTGATGTTCACGATGCATTgtagaatggaaataaatatgTCCAGGTATTCCAAACACAGAAAGTGCGAATGGATGATTGGGGCAGCTTGTTGTCTTAATGGTCCAGAATTTATCAGGTCGTCATGGGGAAAAACTATGATGTAGGTTACTCCAGAGTTTGgaaatgtgtcttttaaaaaagtggAGCCTTAGTAATTTCCATTAATTTAGGACACTAGGCATCCATTAATTTTGTATGAGTTTCAAGAAAGGTATATCTCAACTAAAAGTGTTTTTTACCCTTTTTCATTAGCCTCGGAAAAACATCctggtttgttttaaaaagagaagcacATTGTTAACAAAACACTGTTTCCTGTGAGCTGCTTCGTGGTGAGTACTTGATCACGGGGCTAGCTTGCAATCTAGTAGGTCAGATATTTTAACCAGAGACTGGCTATGTTTAAGTTTCTAATGTGGATCATGCATAGTTAAAGTAATAGATCTGGCCAAAAGGAATTaagtaaaatacaattaaattatgGTTACTTATTTATTCAAGCACTGACCCCTTCCCCAAAGATTATATCAATATACTTGGATTCTAGTTAGGCACCagcatttttttaagaaaaaaagagaatattccTCTTGTGACTGCAGTGAAAACAGGTTTAATTCTGTCATACTGAATACTTACAATGTGAAAAAATATTCCCAGAAAAAGGAATGTTGAAGAGTAATCTATAACTAATAGCAGAATGAAAGACTACCATTCTGCTAGTTGGTAGAGTGTGAGGGAATCTGATTCACCCATTATATATGTGTTCATTGAATCTGAATAAGCAAGCCATGAAACCATTTCCCTCTCAAATTTAGATATGGTTTCTCTAAACCCACAGATTAGGTGGTTCTGACAGTATAATATACTACCTTTATTGCTCACCCTAGGGCCTTGAAAAAAGAACTCAGGCTGAACAGACTTCAGGAAAATAACAGATTTGAAACATGGTAATAAGAAAATGGctctttcacattttctattttcaaagggCTAACATCAGTGCACAGGAGGGTTCCTACATTGCTTGTCTTGCTGAAGCATAGAATGAACAAACTGAGTCCATGAGATGTTTTTCTGCAGGATGATAGCTTTCATTGTTAAACCATTAACTGTGTATGTGTCTgcaaaaaatcattttcattttgtgttgTTTATCTTGTGGACTGTTATTTACAgatattattttggaaaaaagttAAGTGACACATTAGAATTtattagcaaaaacaaaaatgaatctttaattttataatttaataactattattattaatataataatgtaatGATAATAGAATACCATTtatagtaaaatatttcaaaacatgaaATGATCTCATTCAAAAATGTAGCACAACGtagtgtttttatattatttaatagttgctatcatttaaattctttattcttCAGTGACAGTATTTTCTGCTTCACAGATTAGGCAGAGAATGACagtcagagacacagagagaactgTGGGGGTGAAAAATGAGTCCACCGTCCAGGAGTTCGTTCTGGAGGCGTTTCCTGCTGCCCAGCACTTGGGGGGCCTCCTCTTCCTGGTGCACCTGCTCGCATACCTGGTCTCTATCATGGGAAACACAGTCATAATCCTCATCACCTGGGCTGACCATCGCCTCCAGACACCAATGTATGTTTTGCTGAGCACTTTCTCCTTCTGCGAATGCTGTTTCATCACCACAGTCATTCCTAAACTGCTGTCCATCTTCCTTTCAGGAAGGCAAACAATTCCCTTTCCTGCTTGCCTCACACAAgccttcttctttttatttattggagcaggaattttctttctcatgGCAGTGATGTCGTTGGATCGATACctggccatctgcaagcctctGCACTATGCATCCATCATGAACCTGAGGGTTAGTTTCCTCCTGGTTTTCTTGTGCTATTTCTTGTCCTTCATCTTCTTCACTGGTCTGATGCTCAGAGTTTCCCAGTTATCATTCTGTGGCCCCAATATCAtctctcatttcttctgtgaCCTTGGCTCTTTAATTCATCTCTCCTGCTCTGACACCAGCTCTGttgaaatgtatttcttctttgttacTTCGTTTGTCATTCTACTATCCCTCATTGTAACCATCACTGCCTACAGCAACATAGTCATCACAATCCTGCGACTCCCATCAGCCAAGGAGAGACAGAAAGctttctccacctgctcctctcACCTCATTGTCCTCTCCCTGACGTATGGCAGCTGTGTGTTTATTTATGTGAAACCAAAGCAGGTGGAC
The Bos indicus isolate NIAB-ARS_2022 breed Sahiwal x Tharparkar chromosome 28, NIAB-ARS_B.indTharparkar_mat_pri_1.0, whole genome shotgun sequence genome window above contains:
- the LOC109553659 gene encoding olfactory receptor 6C74-like — translated: MTVRDTERTVGVKNESTVQEFVLEAFPAAQHLGGLLFLVHLLAYLVSIMGNTVIILITWADHRLQTPMYVLLSTFSFCECCFITTVIPKLLSIFLSGRQTIPFPACLTQAFFFLFIGAGIFFLMAVMSLDRYLAICKPLHYASIMNLRVSFLLVFLCYFLSFIFFTGLMLRVSQLSFCGPNIISHFFCDLGSLIHLSCSDTSSVEMYFFFVTSFVILLSLIVTITAYSNIVITILRLPSAKERQKAFSTCSSHLIVLSLTYGSCVFIYVKPKQVDRLDSNKEAALVNTVVTPVLNPVIYTLRNKQVHQALRDTLSRVRWQK